A window of Oncorhynchus tshawytscha isolate Ot180627B linkage group LG10, Otsh_v2.0, whole genome shotgun sequence contains these coding sequences:
- the LOC112260663 gene encoding epidermal growth factor receptor isoform X4, which yields MCKDSCPRLLLYDRNLHQLVNNPDGKYNFGATCVKTCPHNYVVTDHGACVRTCSGDTYEVDEGGVRKCKKCDGLCPKVCNGLGMGKLANILSINATNIDTFKNCTKINGNIAIIYTSIHGDTFTKAPKMDPARLEVFKTVREITGYLLIQNWPENMTSLSPFENLEIIRGRTKRVLLSLAITQLTITHLGLRNLKEISDGDVVIAKNPNLCYTKNHHWKQLFKSDTQTARLENNADAADCGMQNSTCDRMCTRDGCWGPGPTMCFACQDYSRAGSCVDSCNLLEGEPRETEVNKTCVECHLECQLLNGTKTCSGPGHEQCTRCANFKDGDNCVPWCPRGVAGGKNTFIWKYADKMKVCQLCHQNCTEGCTGPGLKGCQSKGNSGLSVIAAGVVGGMLAFLIMGLSVFVLLRRRHIKKKRTLRRLLQERELVEPLTPSGEAPNQALLRILKETEFKKIKVLGSGAFGTVYKGLWVPEGEDVKISVAIKVLREATSPKANKEILDEAYVMAGVDHPHVCRLLGICLTSTVQLVTQLMPYGCLLDYVKENKDNIGSQYLLNWCVQIAKGMSYLEEHHLVHRDLAARNVLVKTPQHVKITDFGLAKLLNSDEKEYHADGGKVPIKWMALESILYRTYTHQSDVWSYGVTAWELMTFGTKPYDGIPASEVAGVLEKGERLPQPPICTIDVYMIMVKCWMIDADSRPRFRELIAEFSKMARDPPRYLVIQGDDRMHLPSPTDTKFYHSLISGEDMEDAVDADEYLVPQHGFFSSSSTSRTQLLHSTSQNSTLNSSIGMCHSRNGNGFPVREGSMVLRYIADPTDRFLDHAFQPSPDYINQNGVSDMMNPVYQHPGPPRTLLPTISSDDAEAEYLNCYKNGAVGPEYLNTLQPSLLSPTTSNGISNGLNPTANGHSPISNGLLSPTSNGLSPISNGGLHHVQKNQPQNSIDNPDYQQDFTPSIKTHIPAAEYVGPN from the exons ATAACTATGTGGTGACGGACCATGGAGCGTGCGTTCGGACATGCAGTGGTGACACATACGAGGTGGACGAGGGAGGGGTCAGGAAGTGCAAGAAGTGTGATGGACTGTGCCCCAAAG TTTGCAATGGACTTGGAATGGGAAAACTTGCCAATATTCTGTCAATTAATGCCACCAACATTGACACATTTAAAAACTGTACCAAAATCAATGGGAACATTGCTATTATCTACACATCTATCCATGG GGACACGTTCACCAAAGCACCTAAGATGGATCCGGCCAGGCTAGAAGTTTTCAAGACAGTTAGAGAAATTACCG GGTACTTGCTGATTCAGAACTGGCCTGAGAACATGACGTCCCTCAGTCCATTTGAGAACCTGGAGATCATCCGTGGACGGACCAAGCG tgTTCTGTTGAGCTTGGCCATAACCCAGTTAACCATCACCCACCTGGGGCTGCGTAACCTGAAGGAGATCAGTGACGGAGACGTGGTCATTGCAAAAAACCCCAACCTCTGCTACACCAAGAATCACCACTGGAAGCAGTTGTTCAAGTCCGACACTCAGACCGCCCGGCTGGAGAACAACGCCGACGCAGCCGACTGCG gGATGCAGAACAGCACGTGTGACAGGATGTGTACCAGAGATGGCTGCTGGGGTCCTGGACCCACCATGTGTTTCGCCTGTCAGGACTACAGCCGAGCAGGAAGCTGTGTCGACTCCTGCAACCTactggaggg GGAGCCACGGGAGACTGAAGTGAATAAGACGTGTGTGGAGTGTCACCTTGAGTGTCAGCTCCTCAACGGGACCAAGACCTGCTCTGGACCA ggTCATGAGCAGTGTACCCGGTGTGCCAACTTCAAAGATGGAGACAACTGTGTCCCATGGTGCCCTAGAGGGGTGGCTGGGGGCAAGAACACCTTCATCTGGAAATACGCAGATAAGATGAAGgtgtgccagctgtgccaccagaacTGTACCGAGGG ATGTACTGGTCCTGGTCTGAAAGGCTGTCAGTCTAAAGG TAACTCTGGGCTGTCAGTGATTGCAGCTGGTGTGGTGGGCGGGATGCTGGCCTTTCTCATCATGGGCCTGTCCGTCTTCGTGTTGCTAAGACGACGCCACATCAAGAAGAAGAGGACCCTGCGAAGACTcctccaggagagagag TTAGTTGAACCGCTGACCCCCAGTGGGGAGGCGCCCAACCAGGCTCTGCTCCGTATCCTGAAGGAGACAGAGTTTAAGAAGATCAAAGTTTTGGGATCAGGGGCCTTCGGCACTGTCTACAAG GGTCTGTGGGTCCCTGAAGGAGAGGATGTGAAGATCTCTGTGGCCATCAAGGTTTTAAGAGAGGCCACATCACCTAAAGCCAACAAGGAGATATTGGAC GAGGCCTATGTGATGGCCGGTGTGGACCACCCCCATGTTTGTCGTCTGCTGGGCATCTGCCTGACCTCTACAGTCCAGCTGGTCACCCAGCTCATGCCCTATGGCTGTCTGCTGGACTATGTCAAGGAGAACAAGGACAACATCGGGTCCCAGTACCTTCTCAACTGGTGTGTACAGATAGCCAAG GGGATGAGCTACCTGGAGGAGCATCACCTGGTGCATCGTGACCTGGCAGCGAGGAACGTCCTGGTGAAGACCCCTCAGCATGTCAAGATCACTGACTTCGGCCTGGCCAAACTCCTCAACTCTGACGAGAAGGAGTACCACGCAGACGGAGGAAAG GTACCAATCAAATGGATGGCACTGGAGTCCATCCTCTACCGGACATATACACATCAAAGTGACGTGTGGAGCTATG GTGTGACCGCGTGGGAGCTAATGACGTTTGGGACCAAGCCCTATGACGGCATCCCAGCCAGTGAGGTAGCAGGGGTGCTGGAGAAAGGCGAGCGGCTCCCCCAGCCTCCCATCTGTACCATAGACGTCTACATGATCATGGTCAAATGTTGGATGATCGACGCAGACAGCAGGCCTCGTTTCCGGGAGCTGATAGCAGAGTTTTCCAAGATGGCGCGGGATCCCCCACGTTACCTTGTCATCCAG GGTGACGACCGGATGCACCTCCCCAGCCCCACTGACACCAAGTTCTACCACAGTCTGAtcagtggagaggacatggaagATGCTGTGGACGCAGACGAGTACCTAGTGCCTCAGCACGGCTTCTTCAGTAGCTCCAGTACCTCCCGCACACAGCTCCTACACTCTACG AGCCAGAACAGCACGTTGAACAGCAGCATTGGAATGTGCCACAGCAGAAATGGG AACGGGTTCCCAGTCAGAGAAGGAAGCATGGTTCTCCGGTACATTGCTGACCCCACAGATAGGTTCTTGGACCACGCCTTCCAGCCATCTCCAG ACTACATTAACCAGAACGGAGTTTCGGACATGATGAACCCTGTATACCAGCACCCTGGTCCCCCTCGCACCCTCCTCCCCACCATATCCTCAGACGACGCAGAGGCAGAGTACCTGAACTGCTATAAGAACGGGGCAGTGGGGCCTGAGTACCTCAACACCCTCcagccttccctcctctcccccaccacctCCAATGGCATCTCCAATGGCCTCAACCCCACTGCTAACGGCCATTCCCCCATATCCAAtggtctcctctcccccacctccaaTGGCCTCTCCCCAATTTCCAATGGTGGTCTCCACCACGTCCAGAAAAACCAGCCCCAAAACAGTATAGATAACCCAGACTACCAGCAGGACTTCACCCCCTCCATCAAGACCCACATCCCAGCCGCAGAGTACGTGGGCCCAAACTGA